Proteins from one Gemmatimonadota bacterium genomic window:
- a CDS encoding sulfatase-like hydrolase/transferase, translated as MQPTNMLYIISDQHNRNLLGCYGHPMVQTPNLDRLSEQGTRFTNAYTNCPICVPARASLATGRYVHQIGNWDNGHPYIGDTPSWHHRLREQDFNATSIGKLHFKGQGTDHGFTEEIEPLNVVDGMGDVLACIREQPPYRNKRPGIREAGPGDSTYLQYDQRNADNAIKWLQEHWHDEKPWCLFLSFVCPHPPYISPPDAYDIYAPDELPMPPQWRTEDWPDHPAMDYFRRLFTFDPQFPEAIVRQLNAAYYGVCTYLDRQIGRVLNTLDELELTDTTRIIYTTDHGEHLGGRGIYGKFTMYEESAAVPFLMAGPDVPAGKVVETPVSLVDSFPTILEAVGAQQTEDDAELPGESLWSIAREEDRDRTVFSEYHAIGAQHGAYMLRNRQYKYIYHVNNPPQLFDTIDDPEECRDLAQSSDHREVLENFERELRDLIDPEAVDTRAKTSQREMIESLGGKEAVIHRGAFDNSPVPGEAPKFRQHGSE; from the coding sequence ATGCAACCGACAAACATGCTCTACATCATATCCGATCAACACAATCGCAATCTACTCGGATGTTATGGTCACCCGATGGTACAAACCCCCAACCTGGATCGGCTATCCGAACAGGGCACGCGATTTACCAATGCCTACACCAACTGTCCAATTTGCGTACCGGCGCGTGCATCTCTGGCCACGGGACGCTACGTACATCAGATAGGCAACTGGGATAATGGACATCCATACATCGGAGATACGCCAAGCTGGCACCACCGCTTGCGCGAGCAGGATTTTAACGCCACATCAATAGGCAAATTGCACTTTAAGGGCCAGGGCACGGATCACGGATTCACCGAAGAAATCGAACCATTAAACGTCGTCGATGGCATGGGCGATGTACTGGCCTGCATCCGGGAACAGCCGCCCTATCGCAACAAACGACCGGGAATTCGAGAAGCGGGACCGGGCGACTCGACGTATTTGCAATACGACCAGCGCAACGCAGACAACGCGATAAAGTGGCTGCAAGAGCATTGGCACGACGAAAAACCCTGGTGCCTGTTTTTATCATTTGTGTGCCCACATCCGCCGTATATTTCGCCGCCAGACGCATACGACATCTACGCCCCGGACGAATTGCCCATGCCGCCGCAATGGCGCACAGAGGACTGGCCCGATCATCCCGCAATGGACTATTTCAGGCGACTCTTCACATTTGATCCCCAATTCCCCGAAGCCATCGTGCGGCAACTAAATGCGGCGTACTACGGCGTATGCACATACCTGGATCGGCAAATTGGTCGGGTACTAAATACCCTGGACGAACTGGAACTAACCGACACAACCCGCATAATCTATACAACAGATCACGGTGAACACCTGGGTGGACGCGGCATATACGGCAAATTTACCATGTATGAAGAATCGGCCGCCGTACCCTTTTTGATGGCAGGTCCCGACGTCCCCGCGGGCAAAGTCGTGGAAACGCCTGTCTCGCTCGTCGATAGCTTCCCGACAATTTTGGAAGCCGTGGGCGCGCAACAAACCGAAGACGACGCAGAGTTGCCGGGCGAATCACTGTGGTCCATTGCACGGGAAGAAGACCGCGACCGCACAGTATTTAGCGAATACCACGCGATAGGTGCACAGCACGGGGCGTATATGTTGCGAAATCGACAATACAAATACATATATCACGTCAATAACCCGCCGCAATTATTCGATACAATAGACGACCCAGAAGAGTGCCGCGACCTCGCGCAGTCGTCCGATCACCGAGAAGTCCTGGAAAATTTTGAACGCGAATTGCGCGACCTCATCGATCCCGAAGCTGTGGATACCCGGGCCAAAACCTCGCAACGAGAAATGATTGAATCTCTGGGTGGCAAAGAAGCCGTAATCCATCGGGGCGCATTTGACAACTCGCCCGTACCCGGTGAAGCACCAAAATTTCGACAACACGGATCGGAGTGA
- a CDS encoding CoA-acylating methylmalonate-semialdehyde dehydrogenase, whose amino-acid sequence MAETVKLFLNGEWVASEATETVPVYNPSDGTEIAATPLCGVLEIDRVVQSAADAFPEWANTPAVDRARVMFRLVALMETHFEELAQLVTLENGKTIEDARGEIRRGIEVAEFACGAPALLMGDSLENIAQGIDCDTIRQPIGVSVGITPFNFPSMVPMWTLPIALVCGNTYVLKPSERVPLSAIRIGELLAEAGLPPGVFNIAHGGKDAVDALLAHPEVKTISFVGSTPVARYVYETATRNGKRVQSAGGAKNYLIVLPDADLDSTVAAVMGSAYGCAGERCMAGSVLVCAEGAGDRFLEPLSETAREFRVGPTDRDPGVDMGPVVTKTHLDRIHQHIENGLREGAELIVDGRDVQIEETPHGFYLGATIFDRVKPQMSIAREEIFGPVLSTMHTDDLSGAIARCNASGYGNAAVLFTSSGGAARKFRHEVNAGMVGINIGVPAPMAFFPFSGWNNSFFGDLHVQGTEGISFFTRQKVTISRWIDTKRQFF is encoded by the coding sequence ATGGCCGAAACAGTCAAATTATTCCTCAATGGCGAATGGGTGGCATCTGAAGCAACGGAAACCGTACCGGTTTACAACCCATCGGATGGAACAGAAATTGCCGCAACACCCTTGTGTGGCGTGTTAGAAATAGATCGCGTAGTGCAATCAGCCGCAGACGCATTTCCCGAATGGGCAAATACACCGGCCGTTGACCGCGCGCGCGTGATGTTCAGGCTCGTCGCACTCATGGAAACCCACTTCGAGGAATTGGCCCAACTCGTAACCCTCGAAAACGGCAAAACCATAGAGGATGCGCGAGGCGAAATTCGACGCGGAATCGAAGTCGCGGAATTTGCCTGTGGTGCGCCTGCGCTCTTGATGGGCGACTCGCTGGAAAATATCGCACAGGGGATTGATTGCGACACCATCCGACAACCCATAGGCGTATCCGTGGGCATCACGCCATTCAACTTTCCATCTATGGTACCCATGTGGACATTGCCCATTGCCCTGGTATGTGGCAACACCTACGTATTAAAGCCATCGGAGCGCGTACCATTGAGCGCGATTCGAATTGGCGAATTATTGGCCGAAGCCGGATTACCGCCCGGCGTATTCAACATCGCACACGGTGGAAAAGACGCGGTAGATGCCCTGCTCGCCCACCCCGAAGTGAAAACCATTTCATTCGTCGGATCAACACCCGTGGCGCGCTATGTCTATGAAACAGCCACCCGCAATGGCAAACGCGTACAATCAGCCGGTGGCGCGAAAAATTACTTAATCGTATTGCCCGACGCCGACCTGGACTCAACCGTAGCTGCCGTAATGGGCTCCGCTTATGGCTGCGCTGGAGAACGGTGCATGGCTGGCAGTGTCCTCGTCTGTGCCGAAGGCGCGGGCGACCGTTTCCTGGAACCGCTCAGTGAAACCGCACGCGAATTTCGGGTGGGACCAACCGACCGCGACCCCGGTGTAGATATGGGACCAGTAGTGACCAAAACGCATCTGGACCGCATCCATCAACATATTGAAAACGGATTGCGAGAAGGCGCAGAACTGATCGTAGATGGACGCGATGTACAGATCGAAGAAACACCGCATGGATTCTACCTCGGTGCCACAATTTTCGATCGGGTAAAACCCCAGATGTCCATTGCGCGGGAAGAAATCTTCGGACCCGTATTATCGACCATGCACACAGACGACCTGAGCGGAGCCATTGCCCGGTGCAATGCCAGCGGATATGGCAACGCAGCCGTACTATTCACATCCAGTGGCGGAGCCGCGCGCAAATTTCGCCACGAAGTAAACGCCGGCATGGTCGGCATCAACATCGGCGTCCCCGCGCCCATGGCATTCTTCCCCTTCTCCGGGTGGAACAATTCCTTCTTCGGCGATTTACATGTACAGGGCACCGAAGGCATATCGTTCTTCACCCGACAAAAAGTGACAATCAGCCGATGGATTGACACAAAGCGGCAATTCTTTTAG
- a CDS encoding glutamate-5-semialdehyde dehydrogenase: protein MADDIKAAARTARQAALTLSQATKKQRNAALEAIAQALHVNRDRILDANKRDQAAAEKMLAQGEITLPLIKRLKVDDEKLDSEIIVGVRSVAAQEDPIGKTQAATELDEGLNLYRVTVPIGVIGVVFESRPDALVQIATLCLKSGNAVMLKGGSEAFHTNRALAEIMVAATADLDGIPEGWMHLLETREEVAGILELHDLIDLIIPRGGNEFVQHIMNNTKIPVMGHADGICHVYVDKDADLKKAVRIAIDSKTQYAAVCNAAETLLVHAEIARNFFATAIQQLTDQGVLIRGDARTLDLAASADALTPASDSDWSTEYLDYVLSVKVVDSVEEAIAHINEYSSHHTDSIVTEDQQAAKRFLQAVDSASVIHNASTRFADGFRYGLGAEVGISTNRLHSRGPVGLEGLVIYKYVVTGEGHIADDYIGENAKTFTHRKLDVAWRPE, encoded by the coding sequence ATGGCAGATGATATCAAAGCTGCGGCGAGAACTGCGCGGCAGGCTGCTCTAACATTGAGTCAGGCAACGAAAAAACAGCGCAATGCCGCGCTCGAGGCCATAGCACAGGCATTGCATGTTAATCGCGATCGCATTTTAGACGCCAACAAACGCGATCAGGCGGCAGCAGAAAAAATGCTGGCACAGGGAGAAATCACCCTCCCCCTGATCAAGCGCCTGAAAGTAGATGATGAAAAGCTGGACAGTGAAATAATAGTTGGCGTCCGCAGTGTCGCAGCCCAAGAAGACCCCATTGGCAAAACGCAGGCCGCGACCGAATTGGACGAAGGCCTCAACCTCTATCGCGTAACCGTCCCAATCGGCGTAATCGGCGTGGTCTTTGAATCGCGCCCCGACGCACTGGTGCAAATCGCGACCTTATGTCTAAAATCGGGCAATGCCGTCATGCTCAAAGGCGGCAGCGAAGCATTTCACACCAACCGCGCACTGGCCGAAATTATGGTCGCTGCAACGGCTGACCTGGACGGCATCCCCGAAGGATGGATGCACCTTCTGGAAACGCGAGAAGAGGTCGCGGGCATTCTCGAATTACACGACCTCATCGACCTGATCATTCCGCGCGGCGGCAATGAATTCGTGCAACACATCATGAACAACACAAAAATCCCCGTCATGGGGCACGCCGACGGCATCTGCCATGTGTACGTAGATAAAGACGCCGACCTGAAAAAAGCCGTGCGCATCGCCATCGACTCCAAGACACAGTACGCAGCCGTCTGCAACGCCGCCGAAACCCTGCTGGTACACGCCGAAATTGCCAGAAACTTCTTCGCCACGGCAATTCAACAACTCACCGACCAGGGCGTTCTAATCCGCGGCGACGCCCGCACCCTGGACCTCGCCGCCAGCGCAGATGCCCTGACCCCGGCCAGTGACAGCGACTGGTCAACCGAATACCTCGACTATGTCCTATCCGTCAAAGTCGTCGATTCGGTCGAAGAAGCAATCGCCCACATCAACGAATACAGCAGCCACCACACCGACTCGATTGTAACCGAAGACCAGCAAGCTGCGAAGAGATTTTTGCAAGCCGTGGATTCGGCATCCGTCATACACAATGCGTCAACCCGGTTTGCCGACGGATTTCGCTACGGCCTCGGCGCCGAAGTGGGCATCAGCACCAACCGCCTGCACAGCCGTGGACCCGTCGGTCTGGAAGGCCTCGTCATCTACAAATACGTGGTAACAGGTGAAGGACACATTGCGGACGATTACATCGGCGAAAATGCCAAAACATTTACACATCGCAAACTGGATGTAGCCTGGCGTCCGGAATAA
- a CDS encoding insulinase family protein — MIRNYFILLCCACVITSCATTQTEVETPQHPAPQPPSPTLPIDPAVRTGKLANGLRYVIRENKRPENRAELRLVVNAGSILEDEDQQGLAHFAEHMAFNGTANFPKQEIIDFLESIGMRFGAHLNAYTSFDETVYMLRMPTDSTEVMEKAFRILGDWAHRVKFDPEEIEKERGVVIEEWRSGRGARARMRDKQLPVLLKDSRYAERLPIGKKALLDTFKHESLTRFYRDWYRPDLMAVIAVGDFETDAIETLIKKTFDPIPKADNPRARTAYTVPDHGETLFAITTDPENSQSSIAIYFMQDVAPEGTVEDYRSMLIRNMFNSMLNQRFREITKKPNPPFLGAGSSRGNLVRTKAAYILGAGVKEGGIERGLEAVLTEAIRVQRHGFTQPEVDRLKTNMLRSIEQSYRERDRRRSRGFASEYIRHILTGEPIPGIEIERDLFRELLPSIQVEEINRLVGEWITDKNRVIVVSAPEKDSLPVPSEADLLNIINEVQQKDVEPYVEDVSDDPLIANIPTPGKVVRETTIDTFGVTEWALSNGVKVVMKPTDFKNDEILFTSFSPGGHSLSSDENYMAASTATSAIMESGLGKFNQIELNKKLAGKVVRVSPRISSLSEGVSGSASPEDVETMFQLIYLIFKEPRADSLAFQALLDRYRGRLQNRDMRPTTAYYDTIQVTMSQYHVRSRPLSNEILKEMNLQKSLAFYKDRFADASDFTFVFVGNFEPEKIKPLIETYLGGLPALNRGETWRNTGVRAPKGVIEKTVKRGQEPKSQTSLIFTGPIDYNDRFRRYVFGSMGDVLQIKLRELLREDEGGTYGVGVRTSLSRWPEGRYSISISFGCDPERLEELTQLVFAQIDSMKQKPVEQSYIDKVTEMDLRGRETNKKENGYWRRTLSTYYQNEMDLMAWLTYEDEVIKKLTAEHVQKSTQQYFNLENYARFVLLPEEGMAEK, encoded by the coding sequence ATGATCAGGAACTACTTCATTCTACTTTGCTGCGCGTGTGTCATAACCTCGTGTGCAACAACGCAGACAGAAGTTGAAACACCTCAACATCCAGCTCCCCAACCACCATCCCCCACCCTGCCCATCGATCCTGCTGTGCGAACGGGCAAACTGGCAAATGGGCTTCGCTACGTAATCCGGGAAAACAAACGACCGGAAAACCGCGCCGAATTGCGCCTCGTAGTCAATGCGGGATCCATTCTGGAAGACGAAGACCAGCAGGGACTGGCGCACTTTGCCGAACACATGGCATTTAATGGCACGGCCAACTTCCCCAAACAGGAAATAATCGATTTCCTCGAAAGCATTGGCATGCGCTTTGGCGCGCACTTAAATGCCTACACGAGTTTTGACGAGACCGTCTATATGCTTCGCATGCCCACAGACAGCACCGAAGTAATGGAAAAAGCATTTCGCATCCTGGGCGACTGGGCGCATCGGGTAAAATTTGACCCTGAAGAAATCGAAAAAGAAAGAGGCGTGGTCATAGAAGAATGGCGTTCGGGACGCGGAGCCAGAGCGCGCATGCGCGACAAACAATTGCCAGTCTTACTCAAAGACTCGCGTTATGCCGAGCGTTTGCCCATCGGCAAAAAAGCATTGCTCGACACATTTAAGCACGAATCCCTCACGCGCTTTTACCGCGACTGGTATCGCCCCGACCTCATGGCAGTCATTGCAGTGGGAGACTTTGAAACAGACGCGATTGAAACCCTGATCAAAAAGACCTTTGACCCAATACCAAAAGCAGATAATCCCCGCGCGCGAACCGCTTATACGGTTCCCGACCACGGTGAAACCCTGTTTGCGATTACAACCGACCCGGAAAATTCTCAATCTTCCATCGCTATCTATTTCATGCAAGATGTCGCACCCGAAGGAACAGTAGAAGATTATCGCAGCATGCTCATTCGCAACATGTTCAATAGCATGCTCAATCAGCGATTTAGAGAAATAACCAAAAAACCCAATCCACCATTTCTGGGCGCAGGCTCCAGCCGCGGAAACCTCGTCAGAACCAAAGCTGCATACATCCTGGGCGCAGGCGTCAAAGAAGGAGGAATTGAACGCGGCCTGGAAGCCGTCTTAACAGAAGCCATTCGCGTCCAACGCCACGGATTTACGCAACCCGAAGTAGATCGCTTAAAAACCAACATGTTGCGCAGCATCGAACAATCTTATCGCGAGCGCGACAGACGCCGTTCGCGCGGTTTTGCATCGGAATACATCCGTCACATATTGACAGGCGAACCCATTCCGGGCATTGAAATCGAACGCGATCTATTTCGTGAATTACTCCCGAGCATTCAAGTCGAAGAAATCAACCGCCTCGTCGGCGAATGGATCACCGACAAAAACCGCGTCATCGTAGTCAGCGCACCCGAAAAAGACAGCCTACCTGTACCTTCCGAAGCGGACTTGTTAAACATAATCAACGAAGTCCAGCAAAAAGATGTCGAACCCTATGTGGAAGATGTATCCGACGACCCCCTCATCGCGAATATCCCAACGCCGGGAAAGGTCGTACGCGAAACAACAATCGACACCTTTGGCGTCACAGAATGGGCCTTGAGCAATGGGGTAAAAGTCGTCATGAAGCCCACGGACTTCAAAAACGATGAAATCCTATTCACATCCTTCAGCCCGGGCGGTCATTCTCTATCAAGCGATGAAAACTACATGGCGGCATCCACAGCGACATCAGCCATAATGGAAAGCGGTCTGGGAAAATTCAATCAAATTGAACTCAATAAAAAACTCGCCGGCAAAGTCGTGCGCGTATCGCCCCGCATCAGCAGCCTCAGCGAGGGCGTATCGGGTAGCGCGTCTCCCGAAGACGTAGAAACCATGTTTCAACTCATCTATCTCATCTTCAAGGAACCGCGTGCCGACTCTCTGGCATTTCAAGCACTACTGGACCGCTATCGGGGCAGGTTGCAAAATCGAGATATGAGGCCAACAACAGCTTATTACGATACGATTCAAGTTACCATGTCTCAATACCACGTCAGGTCACGCCCGCTATCAAACGAAATCCTAAAAGAAATGAACCTGCAAAAATCGCTGGCATTTTACAAAGACCGATTTGCCGATGCCAGTGACTTCACATTTGTATTTGTCGGCAACTTTGAGCCAGAAAAAATAAAACCGCTGATAGAAACCTATCTGGGCGGCTTGCCCGCGCTCAACCGCGGAGAAACCTGGCGCAACACAGGCGTCAGAGCGCCAAAAGGCGTCATTGAAAAAACCGTGAAACGGGGACAAGAACCCAAAAGTCAAACGAGTTTGATTTTCACGGGACCTATTGATTACAACGATCGATTCAGGCGGTATGTCTTTGGCTCAATGGGCGACGTCTTGCAGATAAAACTTCGAGAATTACTCCGAGAAGACGAGGGCGGCACGTACGGCGTTGGCGTGCGCACATCTCTCTCTCGTTGGCCCGAAGGCCGATACAGCATCTCAATCAGCTTTGGATGCGATCCCGAACGGTTGGAAGAATTGACACAACTCGTTTTTGCCCAAATTGACAGCATGAAACAAAAACCCGTCGAACAATCCTACATCGACAAAGTGACCGAAATGGATCTGCGGGGTCGAGAAACCAACAAAAAAGAAAACGGTTACTGGCGCAGAACGCTGAGTACGTATTACCAGAATGAGATGGACTTGATGGCGTGGCTAACGTATGAAGACGAAGTCATCAAAAAACTCACAGCAGAACACGTGCAGAAATCAACACAGCAATACTTCAACCTGGAAAACTACGCGCGATTCGTCCTATTACCCGAAGAAGGGATGGCGGAAAAATGA
- a CDS encoding nucleotidyltransferase domain-containing protein has product MKTHVSELSQFPAEYQEDIRQAIEILKAGGCREIHLFGSLAEGRPRKGSDIDIGIRGCPPQHFFPLLGKLLMQLNHPVDLINLDNETHLSSFLEKYGLLVHVE; this is encoded by the coding sequence ATGAAAACGCATGTATCAGAATTGAGCCAATTTCCTGCCGAATACCAGGAAGATATTAGACAAGCCATAGAAATACTGAAGGCGGGCGGCTGTCGAGAGATACATCTCTTCGGATCTTTGGCAGAAGGTCGGCCACGCAAAGGCTCAGATATTGATATCGGGATTCGAGGCTGTCCACCACAGCATTTTTTTCCATTACTTGGAAAACTTCTAATGCAATTAAACCACCCTGTTGACCTCATCAATCTGGATAATGAAACACATCTCTCCAGTTTCTTAGAAAAATACGGGTTACTTGTCCATGTTGAATGA
- a CDS encoding inosine monophosphate cyclohydrolase produces MNIDIDMNRLKNATYPGRGIAIGQTPDGTCMVQIYWIMGRSPSSRNRVFVREGDAVKTDTVDKSHNIDPLTMYYPIRVLGNAHIVTNGDQTDTIVHTLQNGGSFESALKTRTYEPDAPNFTPRISGLTDLDDSHAYRLSVLKTVGGDARYCSRQFFDYETAIPGTGHCITTYTDDGNPLPSFKGEPYAVELFDDIQQTADVFWNLLDEDNRVSLLVKFIHPETSDLVIVNKYGSG; encoded by the coding sequence ATGAACATAGATATTGATATGAATCGCCTGAAAAACGCCACTTATCCCGGTCGTGGTATCGCAATAGGACAAACGCCCGATGGCACCTGTATGGTTCAAATCTACTGGATCATGGGACGCAGTCCGAGCAGCCGCAACCGCGTATTTGTGCGGGAAGGCGACGCGGTCAAAACCGACACCGTGGATAAATCCCATAACATCGATCCGCTAACCATGTATTACCCCATCCGCGTACTGGGCAACGCGCATATCGTCACAAATGGCGATCAGACCGACACCATTGTCCATACCCTGCAAAACGGCGGCTCATTTGAATCCGCCCTCAAAACCCGCACTTATGAACCCGACGCCCCCAATTTCACACCGCGCATCTCTGGCCTTACCGACCTGGACGATTCCCATGCCTATCGACTATCAGTCTTAAAAACCGTTGGTGGTGATGCGCGCTATTGTTCGCGCCAATTCTTCGACTATGAAACCGCGATCCCCGGCACGGGCCACTGTATCACAACATACACAGATGACGGCAATCCCCTGCCCTCATTCAAAGGAGAGCCTTATGCCGTCGAATTATTCGACGACATACAGCAAACCGCCGATGTATTCTGGAATCTATTAGACGAAGACAATCGCGTCTCGCTACTCGTAAAATTCATCCACCCCGAGACCTCTGATCTGGTAATCGTGAACAAATACGGATCAGGATAA
- a CDS encoding LLM class flavin-dependent oxidoreductase, with protein sequence MEPIKYGMFIMPFHAPDKPLSQGFDEDLELVVKAEELGFDEFWIGEHHTMKYETIVTPEIFIGRALGETQSIRLGPAPVCLNLHHPAYVASRLSFLDHLAKGRLNLCFGPGSVTSDQELYGLDPKSGGAMTGEAIDAILNLWTSDPPYEHRGKYWQFQLKDNIDEETQIGFIHKPFQQPHPPIAMPGMSRNSHSMQTAGERGFQPFSACLISGNVVADNWQIYEQSALQAGRQPQRTDWKIARSIFLADTTAEAVKKARHNSLAKNYEYIGRLFDRGLGRQVYKRDLDMPDSECNLDYLMTEQIIAGDVDEALRRLLDLFEETGPFGTLVLMGYDWDDKDSWIYSMELFARELMPALNKAVGAGP encoded by the coding sequence ATGGAACCCATCAAATACGGTATGTTCATCATGCCTTTCCACGCCCCGGACAAACCGTTGAGTCAGGGATTTGACGAGGATCTGGAGCTCGTTGTCAAAGCCGAGGAACTGGGCTTTGATGAATTTTGGATCGGTGAACACCACACCATGAAATACGAAACCATTGTCACGCCCGAAATTTTCATCGGACGCGCCCTGGGTGAGACCCAGAGCATCCGCCTGGGACCGGCACCGGTCTGTTTGAACCTGCACCACCCCGCCTATGTCGCCAGTCGTCTATCTTTCCTGGATCACCTGGCCAAAGGTCGGCTCAATCTGTGCTTTGGACCGGGCAGTGTCACTTCAGACCAGGAACTGTACGGTCTGGATCCCAAATCGGGCGGCGCAATGACCGGAGAAGCCATTGACGCCATCCTCAACTTGTGGACATCGGATCCACCCTATGAGCACCGGGGGAAATACTGGCAATTCCAGCTCAAAGACAATATTGACGAAGAAACCCAGATCGGCTTCATCCACAAACCCTTTCAACAGCCCCACCCGCCCATCGCCATGCCGGGAATGAGCCGCAACTCACACAGCATGCAAACAGCTGGCGAGCGCGGCTTCCAGCCCTTTTCCGCCTGCCTGATATCGGGCAACGTGGTAGCCGACAACTGGCAGATCTACGAACAGAGCGCCCTGCAGGCGGGACGACAACCGCAGCGGACCGACTGGAAAATCGCCCGTTCAATCTTTCTCGCCGACACCACAGCCGAAGCCGTGAAAAAGGCGCGGCACAATTCCCTGGCAAAAAATTACGAATACATCGGACGCCTATTCGACAGAGGCCTGGGGCGCCAAGTGTACAAGCGCGATCTGGACATGCCCGATTCCGAGTGCAATCTGGACTATTTGATGACCGAACAGATCATCGCTGGCGACGTCGATGAAGCACTGCGTCGCTTGCTGGACCTGTTCGAGGAAACCGGTCCCTTTGGCACTCTCGTGCTAATGGGCTACGACTGGGACGACAAAGATAGTTGGATATACAGCATGGAATTATTCGCCCGTGAACTAATGCCAGCTTTGAACAAAGCAGTGGGCGCAGGACCTTAG